A single region of the Cucumis melo cultivar AY chromosome 3, USDA_Cmelo_AY_1.0, whole genome shotgun sequence genome encodes:
- the LOC103496585 gene encoding protein PIGMENT DEFECTIVE 338, chloroplastic isoform X1 codes for MNRTDNAVAKFALIESKIFLFGSFDFNPSSLRRSRAQLMKWQQKKDANPCGTSNLNSAFLAVPRLPVQRISNSNLCSTSNCSDNCNKSKKLTFRRRSSVLLCSRNDIFDNLSSTQLPDKPLVDGIQEIDEIGLLNKPSPAPISNGVSSEIDEEVENPDENEALAPFMKFFKNKDSADEKEEEDKALRAFEEKIDGDDETEIANKLNVEYYEPKPGDVVVGVVVSGNENKLDINVGADLLGTMLTKEVLPLYDKEMEFLMCDLDKDAESFMMNGKMGLVKYEDAFSRGQGPGRPVVENGTVLFAEVLGRTLSGRPLLSTRRLFRRLAWHRVRQIKGLDEPIEVKISEWNTGGLLTRIEGLRAFLPKAELLNRVNNFTELKENVGRRIFVQITRIDEAKNDLILSEKQAWETLYLREGTLLEGTVKKIFPYGAQIRIGDTNRSGLLHVSNITRARVTSVSDLLTVGEKVKVLVVKSMFPDKISLSIADLESEPGLFITNKEKVFSEAKIMAKKYRQRLPALDGIPRLDTAPTTDLPFENESSMYANWKWFKFER; via the exons ATGAACAGAACGGATAATGCAGTTGCAAAATTCGCACTCATTGAATCCAAAATCTTCCTCTTCGGCTCTTTCGATTTCAATCCCAGTAGTCTGCGACGAAGCCGAGCTCAGCTCATGAAGTGGCAGCAAAAAAAGGATGCTAATCCTTGCGGGACTTCAAACCT GAATTCAGCATTTCTCGCCGTTCCTAGATTACCAGTTCAACGAATCTCAAACTCCAACTTGTGTTCCACTTCTAATTGTTCTGATAACTGTAATAAGTCTAAGAAGTTGACATTTCGAAGAAGAAGTAGCGTTTTGTTGTGCTCTAGGAACGatatttttgataatttatCGAGCACCCAGTTGCCGGATAAGCCTCTAGTGGATGGAATTCAAGAGATTGATGAGATTGGTCTGCTAAATAAACCTTCTCCTGCTCCTATAAGCAATGGGGTTTCATCAGAAATTGACGAAGAGGTTGAAAATCCTGACGAGAATGAAGCCTTAGCACCATTTATGAAGTTCTTTAAGAATAAAGATTCTGcagatgaaaaagaagaagaggataaAGCCCTACGAgcttttgaagaaaaaattgatGGTGATGACGAGACCGAGATAGCCAATAAGTTGAATGTTGAGTACTATGAGCCCAAACCTGGGGATGTTGTGGTTGGTGTGGTTGTCTCGGGTAATGAAAACAAGCTGGATATCAACGTGGGGGCGGATTTGTTAGGAACAATGTTGACAAAAGAAGTGCTTCCATTGTATGACAAAGAAATGGAATTCTTGATGTGTGATCTTGACAAGGATGCTGAGTCTTTTATGATGAATGGGAAGATGGGCCTGGTGAAATATGAGGATGCTTTTAGCCGTGGACAGGGGCCAGGGCGCCCTGTTGTGGAGAATGGAACGGTTTTATTTGCAGAGGTTTTGGGAAGGACACTCAGTGGTCGGCCATTGCTCTCAACTAGAAGGCTGTTTCGACGGTTGGCCTGGCATCGAGTGAGGCAG ATAAAAGGACTTGATGAGCCAATTGAAGTTAAAATATCAGAGTGGAATACTGGAGGCCTTCTAACAAGAATTGAG GGCTTGCGAGCTTTTCTTCCAAAGGCTGAGTTATTGAATAGAGTAAATAACTTCACAGAGTTGAAAGAAAAT GTGGGACGTCGGATCTTTGTGCAGATCACACGAATAGATGAAGCTAAGAATGATTTGATACTAAGTGAGAAACAAGCTTGG GAAACGTTATACCTACGTGAGGGAACACTTCTTGAAGGGACCGTGAAGAAAATATTTCCTTATGGAGCTCAAATAAGAATTGGTGATACAAACAGAAG TGGGTTACTCCATGTTTCGAACATAACCCGTGCCCGAGTTACCTCGGTGAGTGACTTACTTACAGTGGGTGAAAAGGTCAAAGTTCTTGTCGTGAAGTCGATGTTTCCTGACAAGATATCTCTAAG CATTGCAGACCTTGAAAGCGAGCCTGGTCTCTTTATAACGAACAAGGAG AAAGTATTTTCAGAGGCCAAGATCATGGCAAAAAAGTACAGGCAAAGGCTACCTGCGCTTGACGGCATTCCCAGGCTCGACACTGCTCCAACTACAGATCTTCCGTTTGAAAACGAATCGAGCATGTATGCAAATTGGAAGTGGTTCAAATTCGAAAGGTAG
- the LOC103496585 gene encoding protein PIGMENT DEFECTIVE 338, chloroplastic isoform X2, translated as MLILAGLQTSFLAVPRLPVQRISNSNLCSTSNCSDNCNKSKKLTFRRRSSVLLCSRNDIFDNLSSTQLPDKPLVDGIQEIDEIGLLNKPSPAPISNGVSSEIDEEVENPDENEALAPFMKFFKNKDSADEKEEEDKALRAFEEKIDGDDETEIANKLNVEYYEPKPGDVVVGVVVSGNENKLDINVGADLLGTMLTKEVLPLYDKEMEFLMCDLDKDAESFMMNGKMGLVKYEDAFSRGQGPGRPVVENGTVLFAEVLGRTLSGRPLLSTRRLFRRLAWHRVRQIKGLDEPIEVKISEWNTGGLLTRIEGLRAFLPKAELLNRVNNFTELKENVGRRIFVQITRIDEAKNDLILSEKQAWETLYLREGTLLEGTVKKIFPYGAQIRIGDTNRSGLLHVSNITRARVTSVSDLLTVGEKVKVLVVKSMFPDKISLSIADLESEPGLFITNKEKVFSEAKIMAKKYRQRLPALDGIPRLDTAPTTDLPFENESSMYANWKWFKFER; from the exons ATGCTAATCCTTGCGGGACTTCAAACCT CATTTCTCGCCGTTCCTAGATTACCAGTTCAACGAATCTCAAACTCCAACTTGTGTTCCACTTCTAATTGTTCTGATAACTGTAATAAGTCTAAGAAGTTGACATTTCGAAGAAGAAGTAGCGTTTTGTTGTGCTCTAGGAACGatatttttgataatttatCGAGCACCCAGTTGCCGGATAAGCCTCTAGTGGATGGAATTCAAGAGATTGATGAGATTGGTCTGCTAAATAAACCTTCTCCTGCTCCTATAAGCAATGGGGTTTCATCAGAAATTGACGAAGAGGTTGAAAATCCTGACGAGAATGAAGCCTTAGCACCATTTATGAAGTTCTTTAAGAATAAAGATTCTGcagatgaaaaagaagaagaggataaAGCCCTACGAgcttttgaagaaaaaattgatGGTGATGACGAGACCGAGATAGCCAATAAGTTGAATGTTGAGTACTATGAGCCCAAACCTGGGGATGTTGTGGTTGGTGTGGTTGTCTCGGGTAATGAAAACAAGCTGGATATCAACGTGGGGGCGGATTTGTTAGGAACAATGTTGACAAAAGAAGTGCTTCCATTGTATGACAAAGAAATGGAATTCTTGATGTGTGATCTTGACAAGGATGCTGAGTCTTTTATGATGAATGGGAAGATGGGCCTGGTGAAATATGAGGATGCTTTTAGCCGTGGACAGGGGCCAGGGCGCCCTGTTGTGGAGAATGGAACGGTTTTATTTGCAGAGGTTTTGGGAAGGACACTCAGTGGTCGGCCATTGCTCTCAACTAGAAGGCTGTTTCGACGGTTGGCCTGGCATCGAGTGAGGCAG ATAAAAGGACTTGATGAGCCAATTGAAGTTAAAATATCAGAGTGGAATACTGGAGGCCTTCTAACAAGAATTGAG GGCTTGCGAGCTTTTCTTCCAAAGGCTGAGTTATTGAATAGAGTAAATAACTTCACAGAGTTGAAAGAAAAT GTGGGACGTCGGATCTTTGTGCAGATCACACGAATAGATGAAGCTAAGAATGATTTGATACTAAGTGAGAAACAAGCTTGG GAAACGTTATACCTACGTGAGGGAACACTTCTTGAAGGGACCGTGAAGAAAATATTTCCTTATGGAGCTCAAATAAGAATTGGTGATACAAACAGAAG TGGGTTACTCCATGTTTCGAACATAACCCGTGCCCGAGTTACCTCGGTGAGTGACTTACTTACAGTGGGTGAAAAGGTCAAAGTTCTTGTCGTGAAGTCGATGTTTCCTGACAAGATATCTCTAAG CATTGCAGACCTTGAAAGCGAGCCTGGTCTCTTTATAACGAACAAGGAG AAAGTATTTTCAGAGGCCAAGATCATGGCAAAAAAGTACAGGCAAAGGCTACCTGCGCTTGACGGCATTCCCAGGCTCGACACTGCTCCAACTACAGATCTTCCGTTTGAAAACGAATCGAGCATGTATGCAAATTGGAAGTGGTTCAAATTCGAAAGGTAG